From a single Candidatus Eisenbacteria bacterium genomic region:
- a CDS encoding fibronectin type III domain-containing protein, giving the protein MHRHRRGRGLPLVAALALLPLLLLQASAALAENAAEDPPAPRPPLDLKAVDTPNDRGESVDLEWRPSPDEADPAAGALLYLIERAQAQAGPFERIADAPAGTTAYTDNSVRDEETYYYRVSTTGTGGGTSAPSAVAGPVRSTGQWFDLRKLATLILTFLFCLTVMVLIRAARRGKTFYVRPIPGLSAVDEAIGRATEMGKPILFIPGISVASEVATLAAFTLLGRVAKKTAEYQTPVLVPCADPIVMTIAQEIVKSSYLDAGRPELYRQEDVYFVTQDQFSYTAAVNGVMLRERPATNFYIGKFYAESLVLAETGNVAGSIQIAGTDEITQIPFFVAACDYTLIGEELYASSAYLSQEPPLLGTLKAQDFGKAVGAILIVLGVIMAAFGQTWFVDFFRVQ; this is encoded by the coding sequence ATGCATCGGCACCGACGGGGCCGCGGGTTGCCGCTTGTCGCGGCGCTCGCTCTCCTTCCCTTACTCCTCCTGCAAGCCTCGGCCGCCTTGGCGGAGAACGCGGCGGAAGATCCTCCCGCTCCCAGGCCCCCGCTCGATCTCAAAGCGGTCGACACGCCCAACGACCGGGGCGAGAGCGTCGATCTCGAGTGGCGCCCGAGTCCGGATGAAGCCGATCCCGCAGCGGGCGCGCTTCTCTATCTGATCGAGCGCGCGCAGGCGCAGGCCGGCCCCTTCGAGCGGATCGCCGATGCCCCGGCCGGCACGACCGCCTACACCGACAACAGCGTCCGCGACGAGGAGACCTACTACTACCGCGTCTCGACCACGGGGACGGGCGGCGGGACATCGGCCCCGAGCGCGGTCGCCGGCCCCGTCCGCTCGACAGGGCAGTGGTTCGATCTCCGCAAGCTGGCCACGCTCATCCTGACCTTCCTCTTCTGTCTCACGGTGATGGTCCTGATCCGGGCCGCCCGGCGGGGGAAGACCTTCTATGTGCGGCCGATTCCCGGTCTCTCGGCCGTCGACGAGGCGATCGGCCGCGCGACCGAGATGGGCAAGCCGATCCTCTTCATACCGGGGATCTCCGTAGCGAGCGAGGTGGCGACCCTCGCCGCCTTCACACTCCTCGGGCGGGTCGCCAAGAAGACCGCCGAGTACCAGACTCCGGTCCTCGTCCCCTGCGCGGATCCGATCGTGATGACGATCGCCCAGGAGATCGTGAAGTCCTCTTACCTGGACGCCGGACGCCCCGAGCTCTACCGGCAGGAGGATGTCTACTTCGTCACGCAGGATCAGTTCAGCTACACGGCGGCGGTCAACGGAGTGATGTTGCGCGAGCGGCCGGCGACGAACTTCTACATCGGGAAGTTCTACGCCGAGAGCCTTGTCCTTGCCGAGACCGGGAATGTGGCGGGATCGATCCAGATCGCGGGGACCGATGAGATCACCCAGATCCCCTTCTTCGTCGCGGCCTGCGACTACACCCTGATCGGCGAGGAGCTCTACGCCTCGAGCGCCTACCTCTCGCAGGAGCCGCCCCTCCTGGGAACCTTGAAGGCCCAGGACTTCGGCAAGGCGGTCGGCGCCATCCTGATCGTCCTGGGCGTGATCATGGCGGCGTTCGGCCAGACCTGGTTCGTCGACTTCTTCAGAGTGCAGTAG